GGTACTCCTTCGAGTATTCCGTCAACGAAAAGGTGGCCATGGAAGTCGCCGGAGGGGCGGCCCTGGCCGGCGTGCCCTCCCTGGTGACCATGAAACATGTGGGCGTAAACGTGGCCGCCGACCCCATGATGACCCTGGCCTATATCGGAACTCCAGGGGGGCTGGTCATCCTGAGTGCCGACGATCCCGGCTGCCACTCCAGCCAGAACGAACAGGACAACCGGATATATGCCCGCCTCGGGGGCCTGCCCTGCTTCGAGCCCGCCTCGGCCCAGGAGGCCAAGGACATGACCCGCGAGGCTCTGGTCCTCTCGGCCCGTCTGGGCCAGCCGGTCTTGTTGCGGACCACCACCCGGGTCAACCATCTCCGGGGCCCAGTCATTTTCGAGGCCCTGCCGGAAGCAAGGTCCAAAGGCCGGTTCGTGAAGACGCCCGGACGCTTCGTGCCCATCCCGGCCGTGGCTCGGACCAGGCACCCGGCCCTGCTCTCGGCCCTGACCGACATGAAGAATGAAAACGAGTCCTCGTCCTGGAACATCCGCCATGGCCAAGGTCGAATCGGCTTCATCTCCTCGGGCATCTCCCGGGCCTACTTGGCCGACGCCCTGGAAGGCCTCGGCAATCCCCAAGTCCAGGTTCTGGAACTCGGTCAGAGCTATCCATTGCCTGCGTCCCTGATCCTCGACTTCCTCCGCCACGTGGATCTGGCCGTCATCGTCGAGGAACTCGAACCGGTCATGGAGACCGAGATCCGGGCCCTGGCCCAGGAGCACGGCCTGGCCGTCAAGATCATGGGCAAGGGGCCCCGTCTGCCCCGCACGGGCGAGTATTCGGTCCGGATCGTCATCGCGGCCGTTCGCCAGGCCCTGGGAATGCCCGATCCCGAGGAATCCATCTGCTCCGCCGAGCCAAACCTGCCCATGAGGCCGCCGAATCTTTGCGCCGGATGCCCGCACCGGGCCGCGTACTACGCCGTCCGCCAGGTCTATGGAGACGAAGCCGTCTATTCATCGGACATCGGTTGCTATACCCTGGGCATTCTCCCGCCGCTCAAAACCGCCGACTTCCTGCTCTGCATGGGTTCCTCCATCTCGGCCGGGTCCGGCGCGGCCCGGGCCGGTTCCGACCCGGTGGTGGCCTTCATCGGCGACTCGACCTTCTTCCACTCCGGGGTGACCGGCCTCATCAACGCCGTGCACAACGAGCATGACATCCTCCTGGTCATCCTCGACAACCGGACCACGGCCATGACCGGCCACCAGCCCCATCCAGGGGTGGATCAGACCGCCATCGGCCCGAACCCCAGACCCGTAGACATCGAAAAAATCGTCATCGCCTGCGGCGTCGAGCACATCCGGGTGGTCAAACCCCTGAACTACAAGGCCACGGTCAAGGCATTGGAAGAGCTCAAGGCCCTCTCCGGGGTCCGGGTCCTAATCGCCAAGGACCCCTGCACCTTGTTCGCCCGTCGTATTCTGGGCCGCAAGCCCGGACAGGTGGCCTACGTCGTCCCCGGCCGGGAAAAGGACTGCCTTCCCCTGGCCCGGGATCTGGCCTGTCCGGCCTTTTTCGTTCACGACGGAGGCCTGGGAATTGACCCCCTGATCTGTGCCGGATGCATGCTATGCGTCCAGGTCGGCGAACATATCAAGGCCAAAAGCAGGAGCTGAACATGGACAAAATCCGCATTTTCCTGACAGGAGTCGGAGGCCAGGGGACCCTGACCGCCACCACCCTTCTGGCCAATATTGCTCTGGACAACGACATTCCGGTCACGGCCGGGGAGATCCACGGCATGGCCCAGCGGGGCGGGGTCGTCGAATCCTTCGTGCTCATGGGCGGATGGAAAAGCCCCCGCATCGATCTCGGCGAAGCCGACATTCTCCTCGGATTCGAACCCTTGGAAACCCTCCGGGCTTTGCCCTATCTGAAGAAGAACGGCCTCATCGTCTCCAACAGCGAGCCCATGCTTCCCCCGGGAGTTGCCGCCGGCCGCGAGTCCTATCCAGATCTGGATCTGATCAAATCCAAGGCTTCTGCCTGGGCCTCCAAGACCCTGTTTCTTCCCTGCCGTTCCCTGGGCATCGAGGCCGGAAGCCCCCTGGCCGCCAACACCGTGCTCATGGCCGCCTTGTTCGGCTCCGGGGCACTGCCCTTCGGGCTCGACGCTCTGGAGCGGGGCATCGGCATGTACATGAAACCGAAGATCGTGGATTTGAACATTCGGGCCATGCGCCTGGCCGACCGGGCCCTGGCCAACTGAGCGAACCACGTCAGCCGAAACACGGAAGCAAGTGCCGCCATGACCTTAGCCCGGGACCGCTTTCTCCACACCCTGAAGCACCTCCTGTCGGACCTCGATCCCCTGAGTCCGCTCCGGCCGGGCATGGAGGCTCTGCTGACCTACACGGCCAGGGAGATGGGCTATCCCCGCATGGCCCTGACCATCTTCGACCCCAAAACCAATCTGCTCCGCTGCAGCGCATCCCACGGCCATTCCCAGACCTCGGCGGTCTCCTATACCCCGGGCCAGGGCATCGTCGGTCTGGTCCAGTCCACGGGCCAGGGCATCATCGTCCCCAT
This Deltaproteobacteria bacterium DNA region includes the following protein-coding sequences:
- the iorA gene encoding indolepyruvate ferredoxin oxidoreductase subunit alpha, which produces MNELLLSPEAGGPHLLLGNEAIVRGALEAGVGFVSCYPGTPSSEVPDTFFRLSPKAGYSFEYSVNEKVAMEVAGGAALAGVPSLVTMKHVGVNVAADPMMTLAYIGTPGGLVILSADDPGCHSSQNEQDNRIYARLGGLPCFEPASAQEAKDMTREALVLSARLGQPVLLRTTTRVNHLRGPVIFEALPEARSKGRFVKTPGRFVPIPAVARTRHPALLSALTDMKNENESSSWNIRHGQGRIGFISSGISRAYLADALEGLGNPQVQVLELGQSYPLPASLILDFLRHVDLAVIVEELEPVMETEIRALAQEHGLAVKIMGKGPRLPRTGEYSVRIVIAAVRQALGMPDPEESICSAEPNLPMRPPNLCAGCPHRAAYYAVRQVYGDEAVYSSDIGCYTLGILPPLKTADFLLCMGSSISAGSGAARAGSDPVVAFIGDSTFFHSGVTGLINAVHNEHDILLVILDNRTTAMTGHQPHPGVDQTAIGPNPRPVDIEKIVIACGVEHIRVVKPLNYKATVKALEELKALSGVRVLIAKDPCTLFARRILGRKPGQVAYVVPGREKDCLPLARDLACPAFFVHDGGLGIDPLICAGCMLCVQVGEHIKAKSRS
- a CDS encoding indolepyruvate ferredoxin oxidoreductase — encoded protein: MDKIRIFLTGVGGQGTLTATTLLANIALDNDIPVTAGEIHGMAQRGGVVESFVLMGGWKSPRIDLGEADILLGFEPLETLRALPYLKKNGLIVSNSEPMLPPGVAAGRESYPDLDLIKSKASAWASKTLFLPCRSLGIEAGSPLAANTVLMAALFGSGALPFGLDALERGIGMYMKPKIVDLNIRAMRLADRALAN